From a single Phalacrocorax aristotelis chromosome 1, bGulAri2.1, whole genome shotgun sequence genomic region:
- the LOC142050694 gene encoding histone H2A type 2-C, which translates to MSGRGKQGGKARAKAKSRSSRAGLQFPVGRVHRLLRKGNYAERVGAGAPVYLAAVLEYLTAEILELAGNAARDNKKTRIIPRHLQLAIRNDEELNKLLGKVTIAQGGVLPNIQAVLLPKKTESHKAKSK; encoded by the coding sequence ATGTCCGGGCGCGGGAAGCAGGGCGGGAAGGCGCGCGCCAAGGCCAAGTCGCGCTCGTCGCGGGCCGGGCTGCAGTTCCCCGTGGGCCGCGTGCACCGGCTGCTGCGCAAGGGCAACTACGCGGAGCGGGTGGGCGCCGGCGCCCCGGTGTACCTGGCGGCCGTGCTGGAGTACCTGACGGCCGAGATCCTGGAGCTGGCGGGCAACGCGGCCCGCGACAACAAGAAGACGCGCATCATCCCGCGCCACCTCCAGCTGGCCATCCGCAACGACGAAGAGCTCAACAAGCTGCTGGGCAAGGTGACCATCGCGCAGGGCGGGGTGCTGCCCAACATCCAGGCCGTGCTGCTGCCCAAGAAGACTGAGAGCCACAAGGCCAAGAGCAAGTAG
- the LOC142050706 gene encoding histone H4, translating to MSGRGKGGKGLGKGGAKRHRKVLRDNIQGITKPAIRRLARRGGVKRISGLIYEETRGVLKVFLENVIRDAVTYTEHAKRKTVTAMDVVYALKRQGRTLYGFGG from the coding sequence ATGTCTGGCAGAGGCAAGGGCGGGAAGGGGCTCGGCAAGGGGGGCGCCAAGCGGCACCGCAAGGTGCTGCGCGACAACATCCAGGGCATCACCAAGCCGGCCATCCGCCGCCTGGCTCGGCGCGGCGGCGTGAAGCGCATCTCGGGGCTCATCTACGAGGAGACGCGCGGCGTGCTGAAGGTCTTCCTGGAGAACGTGATCCGCGACGCCGTCACCTACACGGAGCACGCCAAGAGGAAGACGGTCACGGCCATGGACGTGGTCTACGCCCTCAAGCGCCAGGGACGCACCCTCTACGGCTTCGGCGGCTAA